One window from the genome of Actinomycetota bacterium encodes:
- a CDS encoding DUF2236 domain-containing protein, which translates to MPVIPPVLSPLRLVGCLAPRGVPLLGHAVRVGLHRVFGGPTFDPAAAPGDPGLFGPGSASWRVIADPAAIVGGLRALLLQLLHPLAMAGVADHSRFREDPLGRLQRTSAYVTVTTFGSTGEVLQAARAVRRVHRSVTGTAPDGRAYRADDPHLLGWVGVTMMSSFLATDRVYARHPVERSSADAFVAEQARAAALLDPRVDLDAVSARPDALRRGEIRLPMVDDGTLPTSVDALHNRFAAYRPELAVTDQSREALRFLLWPAFDPPVKAAYLPVLAGALATVAPAERRLLGVPMGRVVAAAAIAQTRATMTALRLAVGSSPAVRAARARATADAA; encoded by the coding sequence GTGCCCGTCATCCCTCCCGTGCTGTCGCCGCTCCGCCTGGTCGGCTGCCTCGCGCCGCGCGGCGTGCCACTGCTTGGCCACGCGGTCCGGGTCGGGCTGCACCGCGTCTTCGGTGGTCCGACGTTCGACCCCGCCGCCGCCCCGGGCGACCCTGGCCTGTTCGGGCCCGGATCGGCGTCGTGGCGGGTCATCGCCGATCCGGCTGCGATCGTCGGTGGGCTGCGTGCGCTCCTGTTGCAGCTACTGCACCCGCTGGCGATGGCGGGGGTCGCCGACCACTCCCGCTTCCGCGAGGATCCACTGGGGCGGCTGCAGCGCACGTCGGCGTACGTGACCGTGACCACGTTCGGGTCCACCGGTGAGGTGCTGCAGGCCGCTCGGGCGGTGCGCCGGGTGCACCGGAGTGTCACCGGCACGGCGCCCGACGGGCGCGCCTACCGCGCCGACGACCCGCACCTGCTCGGCTGGGTCGGGGTCACCATGATGTCGAGCTTTCTCGCCACCGACCGGGTCTACGCCCGGCACCCGGTCGAGCGATCCAGCGCCGACGCGTTCGTGGCGGAGCAGGCGCGAGCGGCGGCGTTGCTCGATCCCCGCGTCGACCTCGACGCGGTCTCGGCCCGGCCGGACGCGTTGCGACGCGGCGAGATCCGGCTTCCCATGGTCGACGACGGCACGCTGCCGACGTCGGTCGATGCGCTCCACAACCGGTTCGCCGCCTACCGGCCGGAGCTGGCCGTCACCGACCAGAGCCGCGAGGCGCTGCGGTTCCTGTTGTGGCCGGCGTTCGACCCGCCGGTCAAGGCGGCGTACCTGCCCGTGCTCGCGGGCGCCCTCGCGACGGTCGCACCCGCCGAGCGACGTCTGCTGGGCGTGCCCATGGGGCGTGTCGTCGCCGCGGCCGCGATCGCTCAGACCCGCGCCACGATGACGGCGCTGCGCCTGGCGGTCGGGTCCTCGCCGGCGGTGCGGGCGGCCAGGGCGCGGGCCACGGCCGACGCCGCCTGA